TAGAAGATTTGGTGAAAAGTCACTTTTCAAATTCTATGGATGATTCTAATCGCCTGAATCAAGCCCTGAAAAAGATTGGTTTTCAAGTGATTATAGGACGTGTTTCTCTCCAGATCGGGAGTGAGATAATGGACATTCCAACTCCGCAGCTTTGGAGAATAATCGAGACGCTTCCTGTTCAAGAACAAAATGTAGGGGATATTCTCGTCCTAGAAAGAGCAGGGACGTTTTCTTTCACTCCTAATATACTTGGGTTTTTCCATAAAGAAGCACCGGATGTAACCATTATTTCTGAGGGAATTGAAGCAGAGTCAAATATTTCTGAGGGAATTGAAGCAGAGTCAAAGAAAAAAGATTTGTCCGGCAACTTGCTAGATCTGGAGACACTTAGGCGAGATAATATTTCGATGACAGTGATGCATGAAGGCTATCATAAATGGAGTGAAGAACGGATGAAAGATGTAACGAACGAAGATCGAGAGATTGCTGGGTACCTTGCAGAGGCGATTTATGGACCCCATCCAGAATGGGCTCTCGTGGGTCTACGCACTTATGTCAGGCGTTATGCTGAAGGGGGTGTTTCTAGGCCTGTTTTTGCCAAAATAATCGAACTTGCAAATAGTGCAACTCGGCTCTCTCAGGAGGAAAATAGAGGGAGAGCAAGAGAGTTTTATAGTGGTTACAAGACAAAGAATGGTCGATCTTTGCCACCTTTAGATGATTCTGGTTTTGGGGCGATTGCCAAAAAAATCAATCGACTGATGCAGTTTGAGGGTCATCCACTTCTTTTATGGGGATATAAGCATGCTTCTCTCTTAGCACTTCTAACATCTGGAGTTGGTTTGGGAATAGCCGGATGGCTTTTTAGAAAAAGAAGGCTTGCGAAAAAGAGGGAAGTTCAAATTAAAGGAAATCCTCCTGATCAAAGTTCTCCCTTTGGTCTTCAATCGGTCAAAGGAACGAAGGCTTATGATTATTTAAGGGCGCATAAAGTCCCTCATGTTCTTGCGGTGATCTTATCGGGTATTTTTGTGGGGGTATGGGAGGAGGGGCGGTATCGATACAGTTCCGCGCTTTTGGGAGTCGGCTGGTTTTCTGTTTCTAACTTTTTAACAGCTTTTTATTCCTCTCCTTCAGGGCATTTTTCGTTTTCTCAGTTAGCTGCTCTTTTTATTATGCAAGGATTTGCATTGCTCTTTATTTGTTTACCTTTTTTGTGGGTTCAAGGCGAAAAATTTGCAAAAGATCATTACGAAGTTTATAAAGCGAAAGGGAAATATAATTCTTTCAAGGTTTACTCAGAAGGTCCTGAATACAAAGTTCATTATATTTTTGGCTTGCTCATGGGAATTTTAATGGCCGTTTCTTCCCTCCTTTTCTTTCTTTTCTTTGAAAGCTATTTTGTTGAATGGCTTGGGACTCCTTCTTCGTTATGGACCAATATAGGCCCGTCATCGGGTGTGCATTGGAGCATATTGACAACGACGATGATTCTCCATGCCTTGAACAATATCGCTGTCCAGTTCGGGTGGATAGATAAACTGTCTAAAACTTTCCCTAGCCTCGAGAAATTGAAAGATTGGATTGTGATGCAGAGTACGGGAGGGGGGAGTGAACTCGCTCCAATTGATGTAGAGGAAACGAGGGTGGATGGCCAATTTGAACAGTGGCTCAGGGTGCGAAACGTTTTGGCTTCAGATGAAACGCTTGAGAGCTATGTGGGCAATTCTGGGAAAGAGCTTCTAGATATTTTAGACGTCTTGGGAGAACAATTGAAAAATTATCGCGGTGATAGAGAAATTTCCGGACAGGGTATGAGAACTCTCATAGAAGGTTTGGAAGGTCTTATTAGAGCGGAACGCCCTCAGGATGGAGAGCGTCTCCACACTATTGTGATTGACATCAAAATGATTCAATCCATTGCCGAGGCAGGATTATTGCCCTTTGTTCGCACCATGCGAGCGAATGCTCAAGCAGCGACTTTGGCGGCTGAAAAGGGTCTCGTTTGGGATTTAGAGCATGGAACGATTTCTCAGGCAGGGGAGGAGGGCGAAAATCAGGTTCATATCGCACAAGATATTCAAGAAGCTGTTGGCCCAGACCAAACAGGGATTAGAGATTTTAGACAGAAAGGGAATATGACTGCCTCAGAGGCCATCACCCGAGGCGTGGGGTATCTTGTTTTGGAGAGGCAATGGAGGGAGTTGAAGGATGCAATCAAAACAGTTGTAACAAATAGAATCACAAAAGAGATTAAAGTGCCGATTCGGCTCTATGTGAATGCGGGGATGTTAAAAGATCCTGAAAAGGCCCAAGAGGTGATGGGGCAAGTGGGAGAATTAAGGAAGCTTGAGGAGGGCGGTCAGTCTGTTGAGATTATTTTCTTTAATGCGAAAAATGATCCAAAGCCTCTGAATGAAACTCAATTAGCAAAGATAAGGGAAGATTACCAGACAGGGGATATTTTAGAAGTAGAAAATGGAGAGGATTTAGCAGGTAAGATAGAAAAGGCTAATAATGGCCCCGTTAATTTAAATGAAAAAAGATATATCGCAGTGATTGGCCCTGCGGAACATCTTGATCTGTATGGGCGAGATTTGATGAGTCATCATATTCCAACAGCCTTTGGAAACATTGAAGATTTTGGAGCATTGTTAGCGATTGCTCTCTTCTCTACGGATAGAGATAGACTCAAAGTATTCATGAGAGACGACCTTCACTTTACCACTCAAGAAGTAAACGATCTCCTTCCAGAGAATGGAAGAATTCCCCCCTTCCATCAAACCACTCGCCTTGGCCACGATCTTGACGCCGCCTTCCGTGCTGCGGGGATTGCCCAAAAGAATATGTGATTTGACAGGTTTGATGTCATTTGGGATGGGGAAGGTGCTTGCCAGCGTAAAGACTTCAAAGGTTTTCCGCCCGATTTAATTTTTCTAACACGGGATTTGGGTTTTATAGAGTCATTCTGCGGCTGGTTTAATCCCTGCCAATTTTCGGTCGAGGCGATTTCTGGAGATTCCTAGGAGTTCAGCGGCCTTGCTTTTATTGCCGTGGGTTTTGGCCAGTATTTCTTGAATATGGCGAATTTCTGCTTCTTCAAGAGTGTTTCCAGAAGGAGGTTGGGATAGGCCCTCTCTCGAAGGAAGGGATGTAGCCTCTTCGCGGGGATGACGAATTTCTGTGGTGAGGTCGTCAGGAATAATATATTCACTGGACCCTAAAACGACCGATCGCTCGATCGTGTTCTTGAGTTCTCGAACATTTCCAGGCCAGGGATAATTTTTTAAAATTTCAATGGTTTCTTTAGAAATTCCTTTGACAGGACGGGCCATTTCACGGGAATAGATTTCTAGAAAATGTTGGGCCAGAAGCGGAATATCTTCAGATCGATTTTTCAGCTCAGGCATAAAAATCTCAATCACTTTCAGGCGATAATAGAGATCTTCTCTGAATTTATTGTCCGACATGGCTCTTTCTAAGTTTTCGTTCGTTGCGGCGATAATTCTCACATCCACTTTAATTGTTTCTGTCCCGCCGACGCGTTCAAATTCCTTTTCTTGCAGAACTCGAAGGAGTCTCAGCTGTGTTTCAGGAGCCAGCGTTCCGATCTCGTCCAGGAAAAGCGTTCCGCCATTGGCCATTTCAAAACGCCCAATCTTGCGGCTGTCGGCCCCTGTAAATGCCCCTTTCTCATGGCCAAACAGTTCGCTTTCAAGAAGGGTTTGACTCAAGATAGAGCAGGTAACGGAAATGAAAGGCTTGTTTTTTCTGGGGCTTAAATGATGGACAGTTCGAGCGAGCATTTCCTTTCCCGTTCCACTCTTTCCCCGAATGAGAAGCGTAGAATCTCCTCGAGCGGCCTTCTCGGCAATTTTTAAAATTTCTTTCACTGCTGGAGCATTCCCAATTAAGTTATATTTAAATCCCATTTCCTTTTTTAAATTTTCATGGTCTTGTTGTAAGGCCTCATACGTCCTTGCATTTTGAATGGCGATGGCTGCCTGATCGGCCAAAATTGAAAGGACGGATAAATCATCTTGATCAAATTGTAAATTCTCTTTTTTATTAATGGCCTCAACCACTCCAATCAGTTTCCCTTTTGCCTTCATTGGGACACAGAGAATCGATTTTGTTTTAAATCCTGTTTTGGTATCTGCTTGTCCAAAGTGTCTCGGGTCTTTTTCAACTTCTGGAACGATGAGAGGTTTGCCCTTTTCAGCGACCCACCCTGCAATTCCCTGACCCACTTTGAGGCTCAATTGTTTGAGGTCTTTTGCTTTTTGACCGGTGGCCGTTTTAAAAACGAGTTCATTTGTTTTTTCATCCAGGAGAAGAAGCGAGCTTGCCTCACAATGAAGAAGTTGATTGGTTAAATCCATCATGTATTTTAAGATTTCAGATAAATCGAGCGATGAATTAAGAAGGGTGCTTGCCTTGATCAATTCGGCCAAGACCTCTTTTCCTAATTCACTCACAATTTGTGCAGCTTGCTTCGTATCCATTTCCATGTTAGCCTCCTAAATACGTACTAAATTATTCATTTTCAATTATCAATTAGGCGTATGCGCTTGATTTCCCCAGTTAAGTTTTTGTAGTCGCCCGATTCATCGGGCAGATTCGTGCAAGGGGCACGGCCCCATAAATGGGGCGACTACAAATTTTGCCATAGTGCTTGCACCGAGGGGAATCAAGTGCATATGCCTATTATCAATTGTTATTAGAGTAGTTTACCATAAAGTGCTTCATTTTGAAACAATTCGTCTTGTGGCTGATATTCTCTAAATGCATAACTATTTCTCCAAGAGATAGTTAATAAATAAAAAACATTGGCATCTTTTTTGCTCTTATCCTTCTCTGGAGAAAGGAAGGTGTCTAAAATGAAAAAACTAGCAGTTTTGGTTGCTCTCGTATTAGGTTTGATTTGTTTTAATCCGGGGCAGTCTCAGGCGGATCATGGTGATGATTGGGGATGGTTTGCGGCAGGTGCAGCGACAGGTTTGATCACCGGTGTGGTTTTGGCAGATTCGAGTTATCATAGTCATTATGGCTATTATTCAGATCCTTATTATCATGAATGCTATCATCCATCTTATTACTATCACAGTTATCATCCTTATGCGCGGCCAGTTGTTTATCACAGAGATTATTATGAATCTCCTTACGGTTATTATACGGATTAAATGAAAGAGTAACTGAAAAGAAAGGCGTTGCCTTATGTTGAGAGGAGGATTTATAGTACTTGTTCTCGGGATCGCTTTTCTTTCTATGGGAGTTCAAGCAGGCTTGACTGAAGAGAGTCGTGTGATTCTGAGCGAGAAGGGTGAGACGGTTAAAGAAAATGCTTGTGGAGCTCTCTTAGAAGCAACGGGAATTGGAGAGCCCCGTCAGGGTTATTCACCAACGCAAGCGAGGTTTATGGCGGAAAGGGCAGCGACCGTCAGGGCTTATAGAAATTTGGTCAGGGCTGTTGATCAATTAAGTCCAGTTTTGGCAAGAGAATCAAGTGTGGTTTCCATGACAGGTTTTATTCATGGAGCGAGAATTGTTGAAAAGTCTTATCTTTCTGGGGGTCGAGTTGAAGTAAAAATTGTCATGGATTTATCTTTTCCTCATGCTTCATCGAATTGTGGAGAGTGGGTGAGTGAGAAGGTGAGGGGTCAGGGGTTACCCGTTGATCAGGTGGATCGGCATGTGACAGAAATTTCGGAAGACCAGTGGGTGGAATTAAATCAATAAAAAAGTTCAAAGT
This window of the Chlamydiota bacterium genome carries:
- a CDS encoding sigma 54-interacting transcriptional regulator; the protein is MEMDTKQAAQIVSELGKEVLAELIKASTLLNSSLDLSEILKYMMDLTNQLLHCEASSLLLLDEKTNELVFKTATGQKAKDLKQLSLKVGQGIAGWVAEKGKPLIVPEVEKDPRHFGQADTKTGFKTKSILCVPMKAKGKLIGVVEAINKKENLQFDQDDLSVLSILADQAAIAIQNARTYEALQQDHENLKKEMGFKYNLIGNAPAVKEILKIAEKAARGDSTLLIRGKSGTGKEMLARTVHHLSPRKNKPFISVTCSILSQTLLESELFGHEKGAFTGADSRKIGRFEMANGGTLFLDEIGTLAPETQLRLLRVLQEKEFERVGGTETIKVDVRIIAATNENLERAMSDNKFREDLYYRLKVIEIFMPELKNRSEDIPLLAQHFLEIYSREMARPVKGISKETIEILKNYPWPGNVRELKNTIERSVVLGSSEYIIPDDLTTEIRHPREEATSLPSREGLSQPPSGNTLEEAEIRHIQEILAKTHGNKSKAAELLGISRNRLDRKLAGIKPAAE